In Gemmatimonadaceae bacterium, the genomic stretch GCCAGCAAAGTACTTCGTATAAGATATGTTATGTAAACTAGCATCGTGGAAAACTGTGGAAATCTCGATGCTCGCTGCTTAGCAAGGGTTTCGACTCCACTGTCGCCACCCCAGAGTGCAACTGCTCGGTACGGGAGCGCTCTATGGCTTGGCCGATGGGTTGAATGCGCTGATCGAGCTATAACGCCAATGGAGCCGCCTGACTGTCGTCCTACTGTCGCGACAAGCATTTCGCGACAGTATCGCGTCACCCAATCGGCAGCAGCCCCCGAAAGACGACGCGGCCCTCACCGCGCAGCGTCGGCAGCCACGCGCTCCCCTCGCGCCGAAGCGTGATCGTCAGCGACCGGCCGGACCGCGTCCTGAGCGTCGTCTCGAGACCAGCCTCGCCCCAGGCGGCCAACAAAATCGCCGTCGACACCGACCCCGTGCCGCACGCGAGCGTCTCCGCTTCCACTCCCCGTTCGTACGTGCGGATGTCGAATCCGCCATCCGGCCGACGCGCGACGAAGTTTGCGTTCGCGCCGCCGCCAGGCCGAACGTACTCGTGCAGCCGGATCGCGCGACCGCGGCGCACGATCTCCAGCGTCTCGAGCTCGTCGCGCAAAATCACGACGTGCGGGTTGCCAACGATTGCGTAGCCAATTCGCTGCTCGCCCGGCTCCAGCGCGATCTCCGCAGCGGGCCGGACGTCCGTCACCGGCCAAAGGTCGACCTCCGGCTGGCCGTCGCACATGCGTGCCGACGCAATCCCGGAGTCGGTTTCGAAACGCATCCCTGCCGCGCTGCCCGCACCCAACTGCGACGCCAAGCTCGTAACGCACAGCGCGGCGTTGCCGCACATCTCGGCGACCGATCCGTCGCTGTTGAAGTAGCGCATGCGGAACTGTGCGCCGTTCGTGCTGGTAGGCTCGATGAACACCATGCCGTCCGCGCCCACACCGGTCCCTCGCGCACAGACGTCACGTATCACCCGAGGTGTGGCCAATTGACCTGCCGGCTCGGTGCGGGCGTCGAAGACGACGAAGTCGTTTCCCGAGCCGGACATCTTGAAAAACTCCCGGTCACTCATTTGATGCGTCCCGTGATCGC encodes the following:
- the dapF gene encoding diaminopimelate epimerase, whose amino-acid sequence is MSDREFFKMSGSGNDFVVFDARTEPAGQLATPRVIRDVCARGTGVGADGMVFIEPTSTNGAQFRMRYFNSDGSVAEMCGNAALCVTSLASQLGAGSAAGMRFETDSGIASARMCDGQPEVDLWPVTDVRPAAEIALEPGEQRIGYAIVGNPHVVILRDELETLEIVRRGRAIRLHEYVRPGGGANANFVARRPDGGFDIRTYERGVEAETLACGTGSVSTAILLAAWGEAGLETTLRTRSGRSLTITLRREGSAWLPTLRGEGRVVFRGLLPIG